The Phocoena sinus isolate mPhoSin1 chromosome 8, mPhoSin1.pri, whole genome shotgun sequence nucleotide sequence TTATTTACAAAagagtcaattcatcaagaagtaCTGACCTTGAATGTGTATGGACCAAACAACAGAGCTTTTACACAAAGCAAATGGACAGAACCAAAGGGAGAAACACACAAAATCACATTATGgttggagatttcaacactcCTCTCTTGGTAGTAGACGGAACTAGTAGGCAGAAAGTCAGCAAGAATCTGGAACTAATAACACCATCAGCCAACTGGACTGAATTGACATTTACACAACACTCCACCCTCGGCAGTAAAACGCACATCCCTTTCAAGTGCACTGGGATTATTCATCAAAATAGTGTAGATCATATCCTGGCTCACAAAACAGACCTTAGCAAACTTTAAAGAATCAGAGTGATACAGAGCAAGTTTTCTGACCATAATTacattagaaatcaataagaggACAAATCTCCAAAACTTTAGAAATTAACATACTTTTAAATAGTCCATGGGTCAGAGGggaagtctcaagggaaattagGAAATGTTTTAAACTGAACGCAAATGAGAACGCAACATATCTGAACTCGTGGAGTGCAGCTAAAGCAAGGGTTAGAGGAAAGTTTATAGGATTAAACCGCTTGTTTTAGAAGAAGATCTCAGTTCAATCTAAGCTTCCATATTAAGAacctagaaaaaagaagagaaaaaaaaaaaaaaccctaaattgagcagaaggaaagaaatggtaaaataagaacagaaatcacTGACGTTGATTTCTGCAAACAGTGGGAAAAGTTCATGAAACCGTAAGCTGACTCCTGAAAGGATTGGTGAGATTGAGGACCTTTAGTAACACCAACAAAGGTAAAGAGAGAAAAGGTCCAGATGATCCATATAAGGAATGGAAAGGGGAAATGATGATAAACCCAGGAGATAATAAAGAAACATCACAAAACTCTCTGCATACATTAAATTTGACAGTTTAGAttaaatggaccaattccttggaAAGCACAAAATATCACAATTTACCCAAGATGGGTaatgcagtaaggcaagaaaaagaaataacagtctttaaaattggagaagaagaaaataaaactgtattcgCATACAACACGATTGtctatgtaggaaaaaaaaaaccccaaggagTCTAGCAAAAAGTCAATACACTTAGCAAGGTcagcacacaaaaatcaatcataGTTTGTATACTGGCAGGGTACAATTGGAACACGAAATTGATAAGATTATATCATTTACAGTAGCTCCAAACACgatgaaatacttaggtacaGACTTAAGGAAACACGCACAGGATCTTTATGCTGgaaactacaaaatgctgatgaatgGAATCAAAGACTGGCGTAAATGGAGAGACGTACTGTGTTCATGGATGGGAAGACTCAACACACCAGAAGTGTAAATTCATTTATTGCAGTCTCAGTTAAGATCCTAGCAGTGTTTTCATTGATAtaaacaagctgattctaaaatttatatggaatagCAAAGTCACTGGAATAGCTACAATGATTTTTGAGAAAAGAACAGTCAAGTTGGAAGAGTCCCACCGCCTATTTTGAAGATATACTATAAAACTGTGGTAATCAGGACAGCATGGTGGTGGTGAAGGAAGAGACACAGAGCTCAGTGCaacagaatagagcccagaaatggACCCCCACAAACATGGGCCCTTGATGTTTGACAGATACAAAAggaattcagtggagaaaggacagacttTTCAACCAGAGCTGTTGGAAAAACGAgtcatctgcatgtcctcttctGCCAGAATTAACTTGAAGTGAATTCTAGATATAAAACATGTAactcggggcttccctagtggcgcagtggttgagaatctgtctgccaatgcaggcgacacgggttcgggccctggtctgggaagatcccacatgccacggagcggctggccccgtgagccacaactactgagcctgcgcgtctggagcttgtgctccgcagcgagaggccacgacagtgagaggcccgcgcaccgcgatgaagagtggcccctgctcactgcaactagagaaagcccaagcacagagacgaagacccaacacagccaaaaataaataaataaaaaaaaaaaaaaaaaaaaaaatccgatgTGCCTGAAGACAGGAACAAGTGGGATGTCTTACCGGTTGTCATGTACACTGgtacaataaattatttaaaaaaaaaaaaaaaaaaacatgtaacttttagaagaaaacacaggaggaaaCCTTCGTGATAGTGTTAGGCGAAGAGTTCTTGGTCATTGACACGAGCCACAGTCCATAGGCGAGAAAGAATCCGTAAactgggcttcatcaaaatttagaACTTTTGCTCTGAGAAAGACACTGTTAGGAGAAAGGGAAGACAGACTGCAGAATAGTCCCATATCCGAGAAAGGACTAGTGCACGGAATGGATAAAGAGCCCTCACAGCTCATCAGTAAGAAAATCTGGTCACAAGTGGACAAAGGACTTGGACAGGTCATGGAAGAGGACCCAAGCAGGGCAGGTGAGCACCTGCGAGGCTCTGCCTCGCGAGCAGGTGGAGAAATAGGAATTCAGACCACGCTGCAGGAGCGCCTGATAAAACGCGCCGGGTGCCGGCGAGGATGGGGGCGTCCTGGCAGGACAGCCGCTCCGAGAACGTGTCGACGGTTTCTCAGGCAACAAGGCGTTCACCTACCGTGGGCCTAGctgtcccactcctgggcgtccACCCTGGAGAAACGAGAACTAGTGCTCATACAAACACCTGCCTGGGAGGGTTTTAACAGCCTGACGCGTAATTGCCCCAAACGGGAGGCCACACACGTGTCCTTCGGCAGGTGAATGTCTGGACAGACTGGCGCGTCCACAAGGTGTCCATCTCGGTGGCATGGATCGCAGAGCCCGGCCCAGGACATCGTGTGGTGGTCCTGAGGACACGTCACTAGTGTGCTGGGCACTGACCAGCAGGCCGGGGGCCAGGGTGGGAGCTGTGCCCCGTTGTGGGTCCTCTATTTGGGTTAAAGTGCATAAGACTGCATGCCCAAACCAGTCAGCTTTACTGTGTGacagttcaaaaataaaatgagaacgAAGAAGAGGAACGTTGAAAGCAGAGTGTTCCAGCTGTCACGCAGGCGGGGCGACCACAGTGCCCCGAAGGGGCTGGTCTCTCTGGGCCTGACATCATGAAAACGTTTCCCGTTTTCTAGCTCCGGTGGTTTTTTCTGAGTGTGGCACCCGGGGCCAGTCGCATCCAGCACCAAGCAGGGTGGGGAATCGCTGGGGCCGGTGTCTGACCTCTGGCTGGGGCCCCTCCCAAGCTGGTCCGGGGACCCCAGGGGCTGTTGTGAGGAGAGGGACGATTCATTTGTCCTTCCGCTGAGCATGTCCTCAGATGGTGCCGATGTCCGGGCAGGGGAAGGACGGTCAGCAGGGCCACCCTGTGGTGGGGAGGGCTCTGCATCCCTGCTGGGGGCCGGCAGGGAGCTTGGCAAGCTTCTTGGGGCTTTGTCTGACCAGCTCGGGGGCCTGGTGGGGCAGCCTGGTCTCCCTGCGGGGCCGGCAGTGCCTAGGGGCAGCCTGGGAGCAGGCGTGGCAGGGAGGGCTCTGCTGAGGTGGCACTGCAAGTGTAGTCTgcctgctagtgggtggggtggggctgggtgggaggaGCAGGGGTGGCAGTGGGCGGGGCCTGATACCCAGTGGCAGTCAGGGCTGTGTCCCCTTGTCCACTGAAGGTTGGCCTTTTTCCTGGTGGCCTGTCCATTTGTGTGTGGGCTGTTTTCCCTGTCTTGCAGCCTgacccccacccagccctgccaggGGCACAAATAAGCTAACCGGTCCTGGGGGCGGGGAAGAGCCTTGGTTCCTGCTAGAGGCAGTGCGGGGCAGGGGTGCGGCAGGCAGCAGGGCTGCCTTGAGGTCACGTGGGCAGGCCATGCCTTTCTATTTTGGCTGGAGTCAGGCTGGCCACGGGAGATGGGGACCTGCTGTCCTGACGACAGGCCTGGCAAGGTGGTGGAGGTGGGTGAGCCCACGTGGCTGTCACCCTGGGGGAATCAGGAAATCAGGGCAGGGTGCTCAGAGCCAGCCTGGGGTGCTGGCCTGGGATAAGGTGGGATGGTGAGGTGTTGGGGGAACCTGGTCTAAGCCAGTTCTGAAGCCAAGTAACGTCATCTAAATGGGGGCGGGGATGCCGGGCGGAGGTCTCCATGAAGACCtgctggctggggcaggggtgtggcAGGGTTGGCGGCTAGGCCACGGAAGGGGGTGCTCTGGTCACTCGCTCGCTCACTGGCAGATGCAGCCTGTGTCCCTCCAGCCCCCCTGTGGGCTCTGGTGCAGCTCTTGGCGAGCCAGCCTTAAGGTACAGGGCCTGCTGTTGGGAAGACTGGAGCCCTTGGTGGGAGGGATGCTGGTGGCTGCAGGGGGAGCCCACCAGGGGTTTGTGTTTGTTCTGCTGGAGGATAGGTCATGTTTACATGAGCTAGGAGACGCGCTTGGTTTCACGGCTGGGCTTAAGCAGTGAGAAGAAAACCCAGGTGTCCACACCCCGAACACCCTGGCCCAGTCCAGCCTGAGGACTGTCTGCCCTACACCCACCCCCGTGTACGGGGCAGGTTGAGGTCTTCGGGGGGCATCCAGGGGCCAGACTCCCATGTACAGAGGCCTCCTCACCACCCGGCCCAGGGCAAAGGTTTGGCCTCTACTGGTGGCAGCAGGGACGCTACTGAGGCTCGAGGCCCAGCTGACAAGTCACAGCAGGGCCTCCGGGGAGGGAGAGGCACAGAGCGGGCACCTCTAACATGATGTGTAAAACAACACGCGTTCCTGTGAGAGAATGAAGCCTGAGGCCACGTGTAGAGCAGAAGGTGCGCGTTGGTTTCCTGATGCTGTGCACAGCCAGCTCTCCTGGCCGCGGGCGTCACCGCCCCCCTCTGTCCCCACAGACAGTACTACTGGTATGATGAGCGGGGCAAGAAGGTGAAGTGCACGGCCCCCCAGTACGTCGACTTTGTCATGAGCTCCGTGCAGAAGCTGGTGACCGACGAGGACGTGTTCCCCACAAAATACGGTGcgtggcccctcccaccccaggctctgGGACCTGCGACCTCCACTACCCCGCCTCCCCCCTTGGCCGGGCCCTCGGGGTCCCCTTGCCGGGGAGGGGGGCGCTTGCAGCTGTCGAGCGGCACCCACAGCTGTGTACAGCCCTGCGCAGGCCCGGCGGGGTCCCAGACCCATCCTGAGCTGCCGAGGGCAGCACCTGGCCGACAGGAGGTGCCCGTCTCCCGGGTCCCCCCTCCTCTGCGGCCCAGGCCACAGAGAGCGCCCTGGGCGCCTGTCCCGGCTTTAGGCCACGCGCGGCGGGGTCGCGGGCCCCTCGTCACAGAGGCACCCAGTACAGCTCGGCGAGCAGCCACCCTCGCGGCCCCGCCCCGGGTGCTGGGTCACTCAGGTGTTGCGGTGGGCGGCTCCGTGAGGGCTGCGGGGTCGGGGGGCGGCGCCCTGGGGCCAGGGCGGGCTGACGGCCCCCTCCCCGCAGGCCGCGAGTTCCCCAGCTCCTTCGAGTCCCTGGTGAAGAAGATCTGCAAGTACCTGTTCCACGTGCTGGCGCACATCTACTCGTCGCACTTCAAGGAGACCCTGGCGCTCGAGCTGCACGGACACTTGAACACGCTCTACGTGCATTTCATCCTCTTCGCCCGCGAGTTCAACCTGCTCGACCCCAAAGAGACGGCGGTCATGGACGACCTGACGGAGGTGCtgtgcggcggcggcggcggcggcggcggcgggggccgcgggggcggggacggggcgggcggggcggcgggCGCACAGAACCACGTGAAGGAGAGGTGAGCCCGGCCGCCCGCGTGCGGAGAGGCGGCGCGCGGAGTGTGGGCGCGGGCGCTCTGCGCCGCCGGCACCGAGGACTTTGGGACTCCGCTCGTCTGCTCAGCAGACACTTAGGGACCGCCCCCGTCCAAGTCCCCTTCTGTGGGTCCGTCTCTCCCGGTCTTCTGCGCCTGCCCCGCCACCCGGCTCGGCCTCCGGGGAGACACGCGACAGGCAGGGCTCCTTCCCCCGAGGTGGGGACCGCAGGCTTCGCTTCCACCGTGTTTCGTCTTGGATAGGGCTAGGGGtggccttctcctcctctctcccgcTTGGTCTGGACCTCGGCTGTTGGTGGCTCAgggcgggtggggagggggaggccgcAGAGCACCGAGC carries:
- the MOB2 gene encoding MOB kinase activator 2 isoform X2; translation: MDWLMGKSKAKPNGKKPVAEEKKVYLEPEYTKSRITDFGFKELVVLPREIDLNEWLASNTTTFFHHVNLQYSTISEFCTGEACQTMAVCNTQYYWYDERGKKVKCTAPQYVDFVMSSVQKLVTDEDVFPTKYGREFPSSFESLVKKICKYLFHVLAHIYSSHFKETLALELHGHLNTLYVHFILFAREFNLLDPKETAVMDDLTEVLCGGGGGGGGGGRGGGDGAGGAAGAQNHVKER
- the MOB2 gene encoding MOB kinase activator 2 isoform X1, which translates into the protein MLGDHSSVPTDRALLSQPPKTGLSCKMVLQAVGKVLRKSKAKPNGKKPVAEEKKVYLEPEYTKSRITDFGFKELVVLPREIDLNEWLASNTTTFFHHVNLQYSTISEFCTGEACQTMAVCNTQYYWYDERGKKVKCTAPQYVDFVMSSVQKLVTDEDVFPTKYGREFPSSFESLVKKICKYLFHVLAHIYSSHFKETLALELHGHLNTLYVHFILFAREFNLLDPKETAVMDDLTEVLCGGGGGGGGGGRGGGDGAGGAAGAQNHVKER